A genomic stretch from Williamwhitmania sp. includes:
- a CDS encoding DUF6794 domain-containing protein, which translates to MMIAKLIVILTLITTSLFAQTNCDKYPEKYIPIDLNDALNYLDCLWSKSDKEGFKKISENEAVNRLHWGTGMGIRNSWGLWKGDSRIAKYFHDLGIYHPDDMSGIILTSFHRYLNKTDIKLDEQIKFYKDYWEKAKLAESAREHIEFNEFYLNDTVAFKYNYDFISMQQENKFMNDSCTAKGLVIAKDTIYLRLQIRLIESCDENGIIISKGDIYIKQGTKWILKEKNKIDTMRIGETKWTNYDIWDAKE; encoded by the coding sequence ATGATGATTGCTAAGTTGATAGTTATATTGACATTAATTACGACTTCTCTATTTGCACAAACTAATTGTGACAAATATCCTGAGAAATATATACCGATTGATTTAAATGATGCCTTAAACTACCTTGATTGTTTATGGAGTAAGTCCGATAAAGAAGGTTTTAAGAAAATATCTGAGAATGAGGCAGTAAATAGACTTCATTGGGGGACTGGTATGGGAATTAGGAATAGTTGGGGATTATGGAAAGGAGATTCAAGAATTGCAAAATATTTTCACGACTTGGGAATTTATCATCCAGATGATATGTCAGGTATTATTCTGACATCATTTCATAGATATTTAAATAAGACGGACATTAAACTTGATGAACAGATTAAATTCTACAAAGACTATTGGGAAAAAGCCAAACTTGCAGAAAGTGCAAGGGAACATATAGAGTTTAACGAATTCTACCTAAATGATACTGTTGCTTTTAAATATAATTATGACTTTATTTCAATGCAACAGGAAAACAAATTTATGAATGATTCTTGCACTGCAAAAGGATTAGTAATTGCAAAAGATACCATTTATTTAAGGCTGCAAATCCGACTAATTGAAAGTTGTGATGAAAATGGGATTATTATTTCAAAAGGAGATATTTATATTAAACAAGGAACCAAATGGATTTTAAAAGAAAAAAACAAAATCGATACGATGAGAATTGGAGAAACAAAATGGACTAATTACGATATTTGGGATGCAAAAGAATAA